The region CATAGATAACATTTATGAAGGTGTTGATCTTACAGCAATAGTAAAATGGCATTTAGGTAAATAGTACCTTTTAAAGTGAATTACAATtgcattttttaatttaaggaGTCATTATCATATCCAGGTACTTCAATTAATTATAACTGATTTCTAAATTTTTATAGCTTAAATGCCCAAATTGAAAGAGCATATACATGTTATTACAgagtggaagaagaaagaagttCCCTTCACAAGAGGTTGCAGTTACTATGAATTATCAAGAGATGGAGAACAACTACTCATTAAGTAAAATAATCCACACCTATCAAATAagtcattttaaatttaatttaagcCTCTTACTTATCAGCACAAGCATACATATTGATGAACAAATAACGTTTGCAGGAATGCTCAAGTTATTTCAGAATCATCTATGATACCAAGAATTTTGGTATGTCTAtaacctgttttttttttttttttttttaacattggtAAATAGAATCCTCAATTCTCGAAGAGTtactcactactaaaaaatcacgTTTTACCCACTGAAATTTCCCACCGAAAAATATTTGGTGGCTACTTACACcgaatgtcggtgggaaaaaaactaaataatagTGTTTGCACATAGAAAAATCAGAAAGTTTCCCAGCGTTTCAGTGGGAACCTATTTTCCACCATGTATTTTTCCAGTGAGCTGGTTCGATGGGAATGAGGTGGGAAAATTatgttttataacacaaatttccATTGAATGTCGGTGGGATAAACCTCTGTTTCTAGTAGTGACTGTTCCATTAACACGCCTTTTCGTTGTCCTGTCAAAAAACAGGCGGTGTTCAATATGGTAACTTCAGTATTTGACGACGTCCCTAAGGCTGCAAGGAGTATGTCAATCTTTTTTTGGTACATTTTAAactataataaattaaaaaggaaaagaaaattctcaCGGGGCGTGAATTTTGTTTTTTCCCTTTGCAGGGTTTCTAAAGAACCACCAAGATAGAGTTCAAATGTTACTAAACGTTTGCAGGAATGCTCAAGTTATTTCAGAATCATCTTTGCTACCAAGAATTTTGGTATGTCTATAATCTGTTTACTTAACATTGGCAAATAGAATTCTTAATTCTCGAAAAGTtactcactactaaaaaaccaCTATTTTACCTATCGAAATTTCCCACCGAAAAATGTTTGGTCGGGTGGGAAAACCCTAAATAATACTCGCGCTGTCCCAATTTGAGtatcttagtttgactagacaAGAAATTTACGAAATAAAGAaatacttttgaattttgtggttctgaattaaaaatgtgtataatgttaaaaaatgtcctttaaatcttgtggttatTAACTTACTaggtaggatatttgaattgtcagcACTCTTTtggggacagactaaaaagaaaaataagtcaCTTAAAATGGAACGGAGGGGGTAGTGAAAGAAAAACTAAGTTTCTCAATTTTTCAATGAGAACTGTTTCCCACCATGTTTTCCCATTGTGGTTCAATAGGAATGAGGTGGGAAAATTatgttttataacacaaatttctCACTGAATGCCCGTGGAAAAAACCTCAATTTCTAGTTGAGACAGTTTCATTAACacaccttcttcttttttttgttgagaCAGTTTCATTAACacaccttcttcttctttttttttatcctgTCAAAAAACAGGTGGTGTTCAATATGGTAACTTCAGTATTTGACGACTTTCCTGAGGCTGCTAGGAGTATgtcaatcttcttttttttgtcacatttaaaattgaataaattaagaaggaaaagaaaattctcacaggacttgaattttgtttttttttcccttgcAGGGTTTCTAAAGAACCACCAAGATACAGTTCAAATGTTACTAAGTACTTACAAGATTGTTCTGCAACCATTCATCAGTCCAATTCTTGCATGGTACAAAAAGTTGTGGACATTAGCAATCACCTTTGTTGGACTCACAAACAAGTTAGTGCAGTTCATTATGAAGAATTTCAAAGAGTAGAACAGAGTCCCAGAGAAAATCCTAAGCGCGGTACAGTACTACATACATGCCATAGCTAATTGATCTAACCAAATTCCCCAAGAACCCCAGTTTGAGAATTTTGGCTATTCTTAAGCTTGTGGGTATGAATTGTTCAGCGCATAGGTGACACTAACGAGTGATTTGAATGCGTGATTTACTTGTGACACCAAATTCACAAATTCAGGATTTTGTCATGGAATTCGACCCGTCGAACTTGAAACTTTTTACAATACTTCCtctattccaatttatgtgaaactTTTCCTTTTGTAGTCGGTCTAGAAAGAACGACAAATTTCTGTATTCAGTAACTACTTAGCTTTAAACTTTCTATTTTACTTTAATAAGTTAATTTATATAGCCGCACAATATATATGGCTTATTTAGAATACAagctttttaaaataaaaataaaaaattcttaccttcaTGCCTAGTCAGATACTATcaaataaattgggatggaaggaataattattttaaaatacaagGCCAAAAAGTAGCTAGTGAATGCTATTTTCATCGAAGTCATAATCGTTATGGCTTGAGAGTGGGAATCTAACCTCTGTATGTGATTTCTGTAAAAAGTTAATATGTCAAATTAGACAAAACTCACGTAAAGAGTATTTCAAAAAGTTGTTTTATGACTTTGTTCGTGTAGGGACAAGCATATGTGGTACGATCTGTAATGATCTAATATAAGGAAGCGTATTCCTATTATCTAGCCtaactataaaaagaaaagaggaagaaTGGAGTGGGCGCTGGGAACAGAATCTCTAAAAAGACAAAGCAAAGAGCTTTAAttaatatcttatatatatacgattATTTATGGGTTAAgaatatgattatttatttttgagattaaattgtGATACTAGAACTTGGATGTGGGATATTCGAATAGAATTGATTGGATTAATATACTCAAATTCTATCAGGTAGGTCAACATGTGTAGCAGTGCACAATAGGAGATGTATTGTTCTAGGTCGCCCTTCCTATTAGTCCGTTATAGCTTTGGAGGCTAATTGTCAGTGGACAATCAATCAACTTGGAATAAAGCTTCAAATAACCTAAACAGAGTTCTGGTGATTCGTCACAATATGCTATGATGGTGTTTATAATCATGTCTTGCAATTGTTGGATCGAAGATGCTATAGAAGCGTACTTGTTTGTTTTGAGTATTCAATGACTTGTCAGGAAGATTCACTTGTGAGAGCAATGGATTAGGGAAAATTGGCAGTATCGATAATGAATGACTGAAATCATGACATAGCTATTACAGATGTTTTCTAGCCATGTCATAACATATGTTTGATCAAAAAAGTTTTTCATTGAGTGAAATGCgaagtttaaagttaattgTTTTTCCAACATAGAAATGTGACGTTCTTTTAGGGAATGGACTAATACAGAAATAGCACAAACCAAATTGGAACGAAGGGGCGGGGGTACCATTTTTATGCAATCCAGTAAGTAGTGAATCTGGCTATTACAGGTGTTTTCTAGGTACTATAAATTCTGAAGCTCCGAGGGAATATCTTCGTGATCAAGGTGCTGCATCACCAATTTAGCACGTCAACTGGCTGGTTAATTCCAACGATAGGGAGAATAAGAGTACTTTTTCTGCAACAATTACTTTTTGATCTGGAGTAATTTGTTTGAAGGAATTAAGATTTTGATCATAATGATATACAGAGCAAAATGGTTACACATGATTCATATAGTCGATTCCATCTTTTTTTGGGATCGAGGCATAAATCATTGATACTAATGATAGCTCATAATTTACAGTTCAATAAAAGGAGAATAAGAGATTGAACAATCACTATCTTTAGCCTTTAGGCTTTCCTAATGGAATGGTGTTGATGGTGATGATTTGAAGAGGTACTCAATAGCATGGAAGCAATAGAGTGGAAAGCGTTTACATCCACCTCTGTTGAAGATTGCAACATGTTTAACACCAAAGAGTCGTATTCTGAGTTTACCCTAATTTTAAAGCAAGGCACAGAACATTTATTTACACCAATATATTAAGAAAGGCACTTCAGTGATTCCTTTTCTCCCTGCCAAGGCATTGCATCTATAAATTATTTGATCTTTCTGCAGTACTGCTATATATCTGTTAACATGGCACTTTCAGGTCAAATTGTCTGGCAAATTTTATCGTCCACTCCAGATTTTAGGAGTCGCCAAAGCATTCCGCTATTGAAAACTCCGAATGCAAAAATCACCAAACTAAATGAACAAAAACTCAAAATAGGAAGTATCAAGAGCAGACAGAGGTTCTCGATCGCGCATTCAATGGTCAATCCTGAAATTGGCAAACGTTCACTTTCACCATCCAACACAATCGAAACATTCTACGCCAGCATAAATAACAAGGACCTGAACCAACTGTCCTTGCTCATATCTCAAGATTGTTTCATTGATGATTTCTCATTCCCTCAATCATTTCAAGGGAGAAAGGTTTGCTATTTTTTCGCTAAGGGTGTTAaagatataatatatatgtataaaaagtgatttttgacctatatatgcaatataattttctatatacatagtataattttCGGAGGAAGGTTGTTCCGCGGAGGCAATCCAGAATTTTGATGGATTCTGGATTCTCGAAAAAGCAGTTTATCGATTTCTATATAGAATATTCATATGGAGTATatattaagtgaatttcttaacaCAAACAATTTCTTTTTGGCTAGAGCTATCGAATCTGTAACTAGAACTCTAGCTCTACCCCTGATGTTCAATTGACCATCCTTCTGTCTATGTGCCTGACTCTTCAACTCCCTTTTGCAAATTTACGCAGGAGGCATAAAAATTTCTGGAACAACTAACCACGAGCATGGGCCAAGACACAGAATTAAGCATAGATAACATTTATGAAGGTGTTGATCTTACAGCAATAGTAAAATGGCATTTAGGTAAATAGTACCTTTTAAAGTGAATTACAATTGCATTTTTTAACTGAAGGAGTTACAATTGCATTTTTTAACTGAAGGAGTTACAATTGCATTTTTTAACTGAAGGAGTCATTATCATATCCAGGTACTTCAATTAATTATAACTGATTTCTAAATAATTATAGCTTAAATGCCCAAACTGAAAGAGCATATACTTGTTATTACAGAGTGGAAGAAGAAGGAAGTTCCCTTCACAAGACGTTGCAGTTACTATGAATTATCAAGTGATGGAGAACAAATACTCATGAAGTAAAATAATCCACACCTGTCAAAGAagtcattttaaatttaatttaagcCTCTTACTTTATCAGCACAAGCATAAATATTGATGAACAAATAACGTTTGCAGGAATGCTCAAGTTATTTCAGAATCATCTATGATACCAAGAATTTTGGTATGTCTATAACCTGTTTTTTTGGTATGTCTATAACCTGTTTTTTTAACATTGGCGAATAGAATCCTTAATTCTCCAAGAGTTGTAACACTGCTACAAAATCACATTTTACCCACTGAAATTTCCCACCGAAAAATGTTTGGTCGCTACTTACACCGAATTTTGGTGGGAAAAAACTAAATAATAGTGTTTCCACACAGAAAAATCAGAAAGTTTCCCAGCGTTTCAATGGGAACCTGTTTTCCAACATGTATTTTCCGAGTGAGTTGGTTCGATCGAAATGAGGTGGGAAAATTATGttttataacacaaaattccactgaatgtcggtgggatAAACCTCTGTTTCTAGTAGTGACTGTTTCATTAACACGCCCTTTTGTTGTCCTGTCAAAAAACAAGCGGTGTTCAATATGGTAACTTCAATATTTGACGACATCCCTAAGGCTGCTAGGAGTATGTCAATCTTTTTTTGTTACATTTTAAActataagaaattaaaaaggaaaagaaaattctcaCAGGGCATGAATTTTGTTTTTTCCCTTTGCAGGGTTTCTAAAGAACCACCAAGATCAGGGGCGGATCTATGTAGTGGCATGGGAGTGCCACGCCACCCGGTCGCCTCGGTGGAAActttatatgtgtatgtatatatctataagAAAAGGTATTTCTGCGTAAGTATGCCACCCGGAGTAAAATGTAGCCCATGGTGCCAGTGGTTAGGCACCACCTTTTCCGCCCATGGGATGCCAGTTCGACTCCTGCTGGtgtctttcctttttcctttttttttttctttttcttttctgacACGTAATGTGATACCCTTAACATTTGAACAAGGCTTTTTATTTATCTTCTCTCAACTTGTAccgtctttcttcctttttattttaaccataataaatcatctaaaatcttctcctctctcttcttcaaaattttagtAAAAAATTTTCCTGCAGCCCACTTCTGTTCCGTTGCTGTTCttatctttaattttcatattaatttattttatttaaatggtTTAACACAATGCAAAAGAAAAGGCTATATTGGTCTTCTCACGGTgatttaaaagagaaattttatttatgttggCTCTcttcatctcaatttatgtggcgtCTTTCGGATTTTGAGATTCAATGAGTCTTACTTTGACTAGAATTTTTTCGTatcttttttaaatattttgaattatgattatattgACTATAGTACTTTTTTCCGGGTTCATGGTCAAAACTAAAAAAGATTTGATTCTCGAAATCTAAAGTGAACACATAAATTGTAATGACTTGTAAGCAGGTTGATGTACC is a window of Lycium ferocissimum isolate CSIRO_LF1 chromosome 12, AGI_CSIRO_Lferr_CH_V1, whole genome shotgun sequence DNA encoding:
- the LOC132040581 gene encoding uncharacterized protein LOC132040581 isoform X1; its protein translation is MALSGQIIWQSLSSKPDFRSRQSIPLLKTPNAKITKLNEQKLKIGSTRSRQRSLIAHSMVNPEIDKRSLSPSNTIETFYASINNKDLNQLSLLISEDCFFDDFSFPQSFQGRKEALKFLEQLTTSMCQDAELSIDNIYEGVDLTAIVKWHLEWKKKEVPFTRGCSYYELSRDGEQLLIKNAQVISESSMIPRILAVFNMVTSVFDDVPKAARRFLKNHQDRVQMLLNVCRNAQVISESSLLPRILVVFNMVTSVFDDFPEAARRFLKNHQDTVQMLLSTYKIVLQPFISPILAWYKKLWTLAITFVGLTNKLVQFIMKNFKE
- the LOC132040581 gene encoding uncharacterized protein LOC132040581 isoform X3, encoding MALSGQIIWQSLSSKPDFRSRQSIPLLKTPNAKITKLNEQKLKIGSTRSRQRSLIAHSMVNPEIDKRSLSPSNTIETFYASINNKDLNQLSLLISEDCFFDDFSFPQSFQGRKEALKFLEQLTTSMCQDAELSIDNIYEGVDLTAIVKWHLEWKKKEVPFTRGCSYYELSRDGEQLLIKNAQVISESSMIPRILAVFNMVTSVFDDVPKAARRFLKNHQDTVQMLLSTYKIVLQPFISPILAWYKKLWTLAITFVGLTNKLVQFIMKNFKE
- the LOC132040581 gene encoding uncharacterized protein LOC132040581 isoform X2 — encoded protein: MALSGQIIWQSLSSKPDFRSRQSIPLLKTPNAKITKLNEQKLKIGSTRSRQRSLIAHSMVNPEIDKRSLSPSNTIETFYASINNKDLNQLSLLISEDCFFDDFSFPQSFQGRKEALKFLEQLTTSMCQDAELSIDNIYEGVDLTAIVKWHLEWKKKEVPFTRGCSYYELSRDGEQLLIKNAQVISESSMIPRILVVFNMVTSVFDDFPEAARRFLKNHQDTVQMLLSTYKIVLQPFISPILAWYKKLWTLAITFVGLTNKLVQFIMKNFKE
- the LOC132040582 gene encoding uncharacterized protein LOC132040582, which produces MALSGQIVWQILSSTPDFRSRQSIPLLKTPNAKITKLNEQKLKIGSIKSRQRFSIAHSMVNPEIGKRSLSPSNTIETFYASINNKDLNQLSLLISQDCFIDDFSFPQSFQGRKSGRRRKFPSQDVAVTMNYQVMENKYS